Proteins co-encoded in one Actinomadura luteofluorescens genomic window:
- a CDS encoding ABC transporter substrate-binding protein translates to MAAREMIKVAAGLAGLVVGLAGCAGGGDGASAEGASRQGGTLRVVGSSDVEHLDPASVASVGAYGLARTFARTLFGNRASNDFQETVPVRPDVAERIPTRENGDIGKDRRTYTVRLRDGVRWNTNPPRPVTAQDFVRGFERLCNPASPSAAKGYFLSTLKGMDAFCRGYGSVNAKDARAIAAYQRDHGFEGVRAKDARTLVFKLKRPASDFLNLLALPVTAAAPQEYDRYVPDSAEFRQHTVSDGPYQITDYKPGISYLLTHNPAWQAGSDPLRERHVAKIQITLGQDSPETVQQQIEQGTADLAWDQPVPTSAIPRLRDDPRFAIRETPNNSPYLVFNTRSPRNRGALGDRAVRQALEYAVDRSALIKIVGGPSVAGPLHTVIPPGNSGYAAVNHYPTPGESGDPAKCRDLLARTGRTGITLKFPFRTNSVHKLIAQSIAQNLDACGVKTELTPDPGGSFYSSTLSTPARAREGTWDIAAPGWVPDWYGNNGRSIIQPLFDGRAYGPNSTNYGGYDNPQVNALIDAALTAPDAQRAAGYWQQADQKIMEDAAIVPLLNRAQTTYHSSRLHGTFFLPTTAAYDLSRVFIA, encoded by the coding sequence GTGGCGGCACGCGAAATGATCAAGGTGGCGGCGGGGCTGGCGGGCCTCGTGGTGGGGCTCGCCGGATGCGCCGGAGGGGGTGACGGGGCCTCCGCGGAGGGCGCGTCCCGCCAGGGCGGCACCCTGCGGGTCGTCGGCTCGTCCGACGTCGAGCACCTCGACCCCGCGTCCGTGGCCAGCGTCGGCGCGTACGGGCTCGCCCGCACGTTCGCCCGGACCCTGTTCGGGAACCGGGCGTCCAACGACTTCCAGGAGACGGTCCCCGTCCGGCCCGACGTCGCCGAGCGGATCCCGACGCGCGAGAACGGCGACATCGGCAAGGACCGCCGCACCTACACGGTCCGGCTGCGCGACGGCGTCCGGTGGAACACCAACCCGCCGCGCCCGGTCACCGCCCAGGACTTCGTCCGCGGCTTCGAACGGCTGTGCAACCCGGCCTCGCCCTCCGCCGCCAAGGGCTACTTCCTCTCCACCCTCAAGGGCATGGACGCGTTCTGCCGCGGCTACGGCTCCGTGAACGCCAAGGACGCCCGGGCGATCGCCGCCTACCAGCGCGACCACGGCTTCGAGGGCGTCCGCGCCAAGGACGCTCGGACGCTGGTGTTCAAGCTGAAGCGCCCCGCCAGCGACTTCCTCAACCTGCTGGCGCTGCCGGTCACCGCGGCCGCGCCGCAGGAGTACGACCGGTACGTCCCGGACAGTGCCGAGTTCCGGCAGCACACCGTCTCCGACGGCCCGTACCAGATCACCGACTACAAGCCGGGCATCTCCTACCTGCTCACCCACAACCCGGCATGGCAGGCGGGCTCGGACCCGCTCCGCGAGCGGCACGTCGCGAAGATCCAGATCACGCTGGGGCAGGACTCGCCGGAGACCGTCCAGCAGCAGATCGAGCAGGGCACCGCCGACCTCGCCTGGGACCAGCCCGTCCCGACGTCCGCGATCCCGCGGCTGCGCGACGACCCGCGCTTCGCGATCAGGGAGACCCCGAACAACAGCCCGTACCTGGTCTTCAACACCCGCAGCCCCCGCAACCGCGGCGCGCTCGGCGACCGGGCGGTCCGCCAGGCGCTGGAGTACGCCGTCGACCGCAGCGCCCTCATCAAGATCGTCGGCGGCCCGTCGGTCGCCGGCCCCCTGCACACCGTGATCCCGCCCGGCAACTCCGGCTACGCGGCCGTCAACCACTACCCCACGCCCGGCGAGTCCGGCGACCCCGCCAAATGCCGCGACCTGCTCGCCAGGACGGGCCGCACCGGCATCACCCTGAAGTTCCCGTTCCGGACGAACAGCGTCCACAAGCTGATCGCCCAGTCCATCGCCCAGAATCTCGACGCCTGCGGAGTCAAGACGGAACTGACCCCCGACCCCGGAGGCTCCTTCTACTCCAGCACCCTCTCCACCCCCGCACGCGCCCGCGAAGGCACATGGGACATCGCCGCCCCCGGCTGGGTCCCCGACTGGTACGGCAACAACGGCCGCTCGATCATCCAGCCGCTCTTCGACGGCCGCGCCTACGGCCCCAACTCCACCAACTACGGCGGCTACGACAACCCCCAGGTCAACGCCCTCATCGACGCCGCCCTCACCGCCCCCGACGCCCAGCGCGCCGCCGGCTACTGGCAGCAGGCCGACCAGAAGATCATGGAGGACGCCGCCATCGTCCCCCTCCTGAACCGCGCCCAGACCACCTACCACTCCTCCCGCCTCCACGGCACCTTCTTCCTCCCCACCACCGCCGCCTACGACCTAAGTAGAGTTTTTATTGCGTAG
- a CDS encoding inositol-3-phosphate synthase, whose translation MGSVRVAIVGVGNCASSLVQGVEFYKDATPDTRVPGLMHVQFGEYHVGDVEFVAAFDVDAKKVGMDLSEAIHASENNTIKFADVPPTGVTVQRGHTFDGLGEYYLDMVEESDAEPVDVVQALKDAEVDVLVSYLPVGSEEADRFYAQCAIDAKVAFVNALPVFIASDPEWAQKFTDAGVPIVGDDIKSQVGATITHRVMARLFEDRGVELLRTYQLNFGGNMDFMNMLERKRLQSKKISKTQSVTSQIPHEMAKADVHIGPSDHVPWLDDRKWAYVRLEGRSFGDTPLNLEYKLEVWDSPNSAGVIIDAVRAAKIAKDRGIGGPILSASSYFMKSPPEQYNDDQAHDAVEQFIRGDIER comes from the coding sequence ATGGGTTCGGTGCGCGTAGCCATCGTCGGTGTGGGCAACTGCGCCTCTTCACTCGTCCAGGGCGTCGAGTTCTACAAGGACGCGACCCCCGACACGCGAGTCCCCGGCCTGATGCACGTCCAGTTCGGCGAGTACCACGTGGGCGACGTCGAGTTCGTGGCGGCGTTCGACGTGGACGCCAAGAAGGTCGGGATGGACCTGTCCGAGGCCATCCACGCCAGCGAGAACAACACCATCAAGTTCGCCGACGTGCCCCCCACGGGCGTGACCGTCCAGCGCGGGCACACCTTCGACGGCCTTGGCGAGTACTACCTGGACATGGTCGAGGAGTCCGACGCCGAGCCGGTCGACGTCGTGCAGGCCCTGAAGGACGCCGAGGTCGACGTCCTGGTGTCGTACCTGCCGGTGGGCTCCGAAGAGGCCGACCGCTTCTACGCCCAGTGCGCGATCGACGCCAAGGTCGCCTTCGTGAACGCGCTGCCGGTGTTCATCGCCAGCGACCCCGAGTGGGCGCAGAAGTTCACCGACGCGGGCGTGCCGATCGTCGGCGACGACATCAAGTCGCAGGTCGGCGCGACCATCACGCACCGCGTCATGGCCCGCCTCTTCGAGGACCGCGGCGTCGAGCTGCTGCGCACGTACCAGCTCAACTTCGGCGGCAACATGGACTTCATGAACATGCTGGAGCGCAAGCGGCTCCAGTCCAAGAAGATCTCCAAGACGCAGTCGGTCACCTCGCAGATCCCGCACGAGATGGCGAAGGCGGACGTGCACATCGGCCCGTCCGACCACGTGCCGTGGCTGGACGACCGCAAGTGGGCCTACGTCCGGCTCGAGGGCCGCTCCTTCGGCGACACCCCCCTCAACCTGGAGTACAAGCTGGAGGTCTGGGACTCCCCGAACTCCGCCGGCGTCATCATCGACGCCGTCCGCGCCGCCAAGATCGCCAAGGACCGCGGCATCGGCGGCCCGATCCTGTCGGCCAGCTCCTACTTCATGAAGTCGCCCCCGGAGCAGTACAACGACGACCAGGCGCACGACGCGGTGGAGCAGTTCATCCGCGGCGACATCGAGCGCTGA
- a CDS encoding PadR family transcriptional regulator — MAAKKGAGVLELAVLGLLHESPMHGYELRKRLNTLLGMFRAFSYGSLYPCLKQLLANGLIMEDRPEEPNAPLALQSRRSKIVYKLTADGKERLQLLLTEAGPASWEDEGFGVHFAFFSHTRADVRLRILEGRRSRLEERLESVRAALARTRERVDSYTLELQNHGLESVEREVRWLNELIGRERAEQEQQAQSAKRIDQDMPRDEGR, encoded by the coding sequence ATGGCGGCCAAGAAGGGCGCGGGCGTGCTGGAGCTCGCCGTGCTCGGGCTGCTGCACGAGTCCCCGATGCACGGGTACGAGCTGCGCAAGCGGCTCAACACCCTGCTGGGCATGTTCCGCGCGTTCTCGTACGGCTCGCTCTACCCGTGCCTCAAGCAGCTCCTGGCCAACGGGCTGATCATGGAGGACCGGCCGGAGGAGCCGAACGCGCCGCTGGCGCTGCAGAGCCGCCGATCGAAGATCGTTTACAAGCTCACCGCCGACGGCAAGGAGCGCCTGCAACTGCTCCTCACCGAGGCCGGCCCGGCTTCGTGGGAGGACGAGGGGTTCGGCGTGCACTTCGCCTTCTTCTCGCACACCCGCGCCGACGTCCGGCTGCGGATCCTCGAAGGCCGGCGCAGCCGGCTGGAGGAGCGCCTGGAGAGCGTTCGCGCCGCCTTGGCGCGAACCCGCGAGCGAGTCGACTCCTACACCCTGGAACTGCAGAACCACGGGCTGGAGTCCGTCGAGCGCGAAGTCCGGTGGCTCAACGAGCTCATCGGACGCGAGCGGGCCGAGCAGGAACAGCAAGCACAGTCAGCTAAGCGAATTGACCAGGACATGCCTCGGGACGAGGGCCGCTGA
- a CDS encoding transglycosylase domain-containing protein, whose protein sequence is MGPPVGFGTPGMPGAAPKPGVREKLGELGKAGQGLGAKVTAKFRGGGVRAANRTGGPGGPAGPGGPGGPGGPGGPGGPGGPGRHVPPGKKGFLGHLRSRETGWRRFIPSWKVVGGVCGLGLAAFVTLIWVAYANTPTPKEPTVAGVEDQASIFYYTDGTEIGRIGKKRQSVELAKIPPNVQNAVLAAENRSFRTDPGFSVKGTTRAVWDNLTGGSGGGSTITQQLAKNYYSDPNNRTVSRKFQELFISLKLEDEHSKDEILKLYLNTIYFGRDTYGIQAASREYFGTDVWKLRPDQAALLGGIIQNPNRDPGDKASQAWATGRYQYTLNGMVSMGKLSRAEADKYIKQGPPKIRKAGTSDQLYGGQRGYMLMRAKLELSRLGVDTKELTTQGLRVYTTFDRKKMAMAKRAAEQTVPQVNPKKLAKKKIRVGLVSVNSANGEVVAFYGGPDYLDQSFDNVWQGSAQAGSAMKPYVLATALKQNYSLKSLVEGRSKTPIGPDGSVVSKDDPNAVIVPNSHDVGPAINLITATKDSVNTAFLQLMGKVGIEEAIKTETDAGIASDLLEPHKCCLNLALGVNNIRPIEQAAGYAVFANGGMYHQPHVIRVVKKSDAKTVRLRPNYEKRRVFSPKVAADATYAMQQVIRGGTATAAALPDGRQAAGKTGTTDRNVSSWFVGYVPQVSTAVTIYNDAVGPDGKKKSVILPQIGEVEGGTIPARIWRSYMANAVQGMDPQAFPPPAWGGIVQKWAKPPEKKKKDDEGKPPWCNTPVGKFDPRCQDGGDGGDGQQPCQSPFQNGNCDPNKPPSNPPPRWWCQMHQGDPACRKRRGGRGAQIETESLRPLLPFARPPE, encoded by the coding sequence ATGGGCCCGCCCGTGGGGTTCGGGACGCCGGGGATGCCCGGCGCGGCCCCGAAGCCGGGCGTGCGCGAGAAGCTCGGTGAGCTCGGAAAGGCCGGGCAGGGCCTCGGCGCGAAGGTGACCGCGAAGTTCCGCGGCGGCGGCGTGCGCGCGGCCAACCGCACGGGCGGCCCGGGAGGCCCCGCCGGCCCCGGCGGCCCTGGGGGCCCCGGCGGGCCCGGCGGTCCGGGAGGTCCCGGCGGGCCTGGACGGCACGTTCCGCCCGGCAAGAAGGGGTTCCTCGGCCACCTGCGGTCCCGCGAGACCGGATGGCGGCGCTTCATCCCGTCCTGGAAGGTGGTGGGCGGTGTCTGCGGGCTCGGACTCGCGGCGTTCGTCACGCTGATCTGGGTCGCCTACGCCAACACCCCGACGCCGAAGGAGCCCACGGTCGCGGGCGTCGAGGACCAGGCGTCGATCTTCTACTACACCGACGGCACCGAGATCGGCCGGATCGGCAAGAAGCGGCAGAGCGTCGAGCTGGCCAAGATCCCGCCGAACGTCCAGAACGCGGTGCTGGCGGCGGAGAACCGCAGCTTCCGCACCGACCCGGGGTTCTCGGTCAAGGGGACGACGCGGGCGGTGTGGGACAACCTGACCGGCGGGTCGGGCGGCGGCTCCACGATCACCCAGCAGCTCGCGAAGAACTACTACTCCGACCCGAACAACCGGACGGTCAGCCGGAAGTTCCAGGAGCTGTTCATCTCGCTGAAGCTGGAGGACGAGCACTCCAAGGACGAGATCCTCAAGCTCTACCTGAACACGATCTACTTCGGCCGCGACACCTACGGCATCCAGGCGGCGTCCCGCGAGTACTTCGGGACGGACGTGTGGAAGCTGCGGCCCGACCAGGCGGCCCTCCTCGGCGGCATCATCCAGAACCCGAACCGGGACCCGGGCGACAAGGCCAGCCAGGCGTGGGCGACCGGCAGGTACCAGTACACGCTCAACGGCATGGTCTCGATGGGCAAGCTCAGCCGGGCCGAGGCCGACAAGTACATCAAGCAGGGCCCGCCCAAGATCCGGAAGGCGGGCACCAGCGACCAGCTCTACGGCGGCCAGCGCGGGTACATGCTGATGCGCGCCAAGCTGGAGCTGAGCCGCCTGGGCGTCGACACCAAGGAGCTGACGACCCAGGGCCTGCGGGTGTACACGACGTTCGACCGCAAGAAGATGGCGATGGCCAAGCGGGCGGCCGAGCAGACCGTCCCGCAGGTGAACCCGAAGAAGCTCGCGAAGAAGAAGATCCGGGTCGGCCTGGTGTCGGTGAACTCCGCGAACGGCGAGGTCGTCGCCTTCTACGGCGGTCCCGACTACCTGGACCAGTCGTTCGACAACGTGTGGCAGGGCTCGGCGCAGGCGGGGTCGGCGATGAAGCCGTACGTCCTCGCGACGGCGCTGAAGCAGAACTACAGCCTGAAGAGCCTCGTCGAGGGCCGGTCGAAGACGCCGATCGGCCCGGACGGCAGCGTGGTGTCCAAGGACGACCCGAACGCCGTGATCGTCCCGAACAGCCATGACGTGGGCCCGGCGATCAACCTGATCACCGCGACGAAGGACTCGGTCAACACCGCGTTCCTCCAGCTGATGGGCAAGGTCGGGATCGAGGAGGCGATCAAGACCGAGACCGACGCCGGCATCGCGTCCGACCTCCTGGAACCGCACAAGTGCTGCCTGAACCTCGCGCTGGGCGTCAACAACATCCGGCCGATCGAGCAGGCGGCGGGGTACGCCGTGTTCGCCAACGGCGGGATGTACCACCAGCCGCACGTGATCCGCGTGGTCAAGAAGTCGGACGCCAAGACGGTGCGGCTGCGGCCGAACTACGAGAAGCGCCGCGTCTTCAGCCCGAAGGTCGCCGCGGACGCGACGTACGCGATGCAGCAGGTCATCAGGGGCGGTACCGCGACGGCGGCGGCGCTGCCGGACGGACGCCAGGCCGCGGGCAAGACCGGTACGACGGACCGCAACGTCTCGTCGTGGTTCGTCGGGTATGTCCCACAGGTCTCGACGGCGGTGACGATCTACAACGACGCGGTGGGTCCGGACGGCAAGAAGAAGTCGGTGATCCTGCCCCAGATCGGTGAGGTGGAGGGCGGTACGATCCCGGCCCGCATCTGGCGCTCCTACATGGCGAACGCGGTGCAGGGCATGGACCCGCAGGCGTTCCCGCCGCCCGCGTGGGGCGGGATCGTGCAGAAGTGGGCGAAGCCGCCGGAGAAAAAGAAGAAGGACGACGAGGGCAAGCCGCCGTGGTGCAACACCCCGGTCGGCAAGTTCGACCCGCGCTGCCAGGACGGCGGCGACGGGGGCGACGGCCAGCAGCCGTGCCAGTCCCCGTTCCAGAACGGCAACTGCGACCCGAACAAGCCGCCGAGCAACCCGCCGCCGCGCTGGTGGTGCCAGATGCACCAGGGCGACCCCGCCTGCCGGAAGCGCAGGGGCGGCCGCGGCGCCCAGATCGAGACCGAGAGCCTGCGACCGCTGCTGCCGTTTGCGAGGCCGCCCGAATGA
- a CDS encoding transglycosylase domain-containing protein, with translation MRGGPGGPPSGPGGPGGPGGPGGRGGGSGGGGDDGFWGDEGRSGGRGRGRGGGRRRERKPADETNKKTGWRRYVPNWKITVAVVSVAILGLATLVIVAYANTPIPTEKQQDALRQESVITYADGSTLARIGTHREDVALSKVPKHVQNAVLAAEDRNFWHEPGISPTGIVGALYRAGTGGGAAGASTITQQLARNYFANLSRDRTASRKLKEILISIRMGKEMDKSRVLELYLNTVPFGRHAYGIQAASRAYFHKPVTEINESQAAMLAALIQRPGYFATYGPASNPAKQALISRWNYVLDGMVEEKWLDSGKRAQAKFPQTQKNWSDVPDDPNSGYLQDRVINELKNTLGIDEQMLETGGLKITTTFRKDLQDYTNKAVSQIRKQNGLKNDIQFGLAAIDPKTGGVVAAYGGPDYRKQQFDNSFQGKVQPGSSFKPIVLATALDQGISLRTTMDGTYKRTINGASFTNDSRSENGVYNLKQMTAMSINTAYVDLGQKVQLANVVDMAKKMGIPKDTPNLSNTITSLPLGVIDASPVTMASVYSTFAAGGKHRDAHVIAKVTDNRGRAIMNNDHKLLEKLPWQKPTTAFDEGVAADATNAMQAVVTSGTGKRASLGARPVAGKTGTTDENKSAWFVGYTPELVTSAAMWRQDKNGNRKSLIGVGSYSQVYGGTVPADLFKTFMLKALEGKDITQFPPPVNGGQVAPWAKAKPTPTPTSTPTPTNTPTCQPGQGQPGQGQPGQRPQNGCKSETPKPTETPTITPPSGDVPCNQYNMPLGCNPDIPPTGDKTWWCAKPEHKNDPACRKDGDPTANN, from the coding sequence ATGCGAGGCGGCCCCGGAGGCCCTCCGAGCGGACCGGGTGGCCCCGGTGGACCTGGCGGACCGGGCGGCCGTGGTGGCGGCTCCGGAGGCGGCGGCGACGACGGCTTCTGGGGTGACGAGGGGCGCAGCGGCGGCCGCGGCCGCGGCCGCGGCGGTGGCCGCCGCCGCGAGCGCAAGCCCGCGGACGAGACGAACAAGAAGACGGGCTGGCGGCGCTACGTCCCGAACTGGAAGATCACCGTCGCGGTCGTCAGCGTGGCGATCCTCGGCCTGGCGACGCTCGTCATCGTCGCCTACGCCAACACCCCGATCCCGACGGAGAAGCAGCAGGACGCGCTCCGCCAGGAATCGGTGATCACCTACGCGGACGGATCGACACTGGCCCGCATCGGCACGCACCGCGAGGACGTCGCGCTGAGCAAGGTGCCCAAGCACGTCCAGAACGCCGTCCTCGCCGCGGAGGACCGCAACTTCTGGCACGAGCCCGGCATCTCGCCGACCGGCATCGTGGGCGCGCTGTACCGGGCGGGGACGGGCGGCGGCGCCGCCGGCGCCTCGACGATCACCCAGCAGCTGGCCCGCAACTACTTCGCGAACCTCAGCCGGGACCGCACGGCCAGCCGCAAGCTCAAGGAAATCCTCATCTCCATCCGGATGGGCAAGGAGATGGACAAGTCGCGGGTCCTGGAGCTGTACCTGAACACCGTCCCGTTCGGGCGGCACGCCTACGGCATCCAGGCGGCGTCCCGCGCCTACTTCCACAAGCCCGTCACCGAGATCAACGAGTCGCAGGCCGCGATGCTCGCGGCCCTGATCCAGCGGCCGGGGTACTTCGCCACCTACGGCCCGGCGTCCAACCCGGCCAAGCAGGCGCTGATCAGCCGCTGGAACTACGTCCTCGACGGCATGGTCGAGGAGAAGTGGCTCGACTCGGGCAAGCGCGCCCAGGCGAAGTTCCCCCAGACGCAGAAGAACTGGAGCGACGTCCCGGACGACCCGAACTCCGGCTACCTCCAGGACCGCGTCATCAACGAGCTGAAGAACACGCTCGGCATCGACGAGCAGATGCTGGAGACCGGCGGACTGAAGATCACCACCACGTTCCGCAAGGACCTGCAGGACTACACCAACAAGGCCGTCTCGCAGATCCGCAAGCAGAACGGGCTGAAGAACGACATCCAGTTCGGTCTCGCGGCGATCGACCCGAAGACGGGCGGCGTCGTGGCCGCGTACGGCGGTCCCGACTACCGCAAGCAGCAGTTCGACAACTCCTTCCAGGGCAAGGTGCAGCCCGGTTCGTCGTTCAAGCCGATCGTGCTCGCCACGGCGCTCGACCAGGGCATCAGCCTGCGGACGACGATGGACGGCACCTACAAGCGCACGATCAACGGCGCGTCCTTCACCAACGACAGCCGCTCGGAGAACGGCGTCTACAACCTCAAGCAGATGACGGCGATGTCGATCAACACGGCGTACGTCGACCTGGGGCAGAAGGTCCAGCTGGCCAACGTCGTCGACATGGCCAAGAAGATGGGCATCCCGAAGGACACCCCGAACCTCTCGAACACCATCACCTCGCTCCCGCTGGGCGTCATCGACGCGAGCCCGGTGACGATGGCGTCGGTGTACTCGACGTTCGCGGCCGGCGGCAAGCACCGGGACGCCCACGTGATCGCCAAGGTCACCGACAACCGGGGCCGGGCGATCATGAACAACGACCACAAGCTGCTGGAGAAGCTGCCCTGGCAGAAGCCCACGACGGCCTTCGACGAGGGCGTCGCGGCGGACGCCACGAACGCGATGCAGGCGGTCGTCACCAGCGGTACCGGTAAGCGCGCGAGCCTCGGAGCCCGTCCGGTCGCCGGCAAGACCGGTACCACCGACGAGAACAAGTCGGCCTGGTTCGTCGGCTACACGCCGGAGCTGGTGACGTCGGCGGCGATGTGGCGGCAGGACAAGAACGGCAACCGCAAGTCGCTGATCGGCGTGGGCAGCTACAGCCAGGTCTACGGTGGTACGGTCCCGGCCGACCTGTTCAAGACCTTCATGCTGAAGGCACTGGAAGGCAAGGACATCACGCAGTTCCCGCCGCCGGTCAACGGCGGTCAGGTCGCTCCGTGGGCGAAGGCCAAGCCGACTCCCACTCCGACCTCGACGCCGACGCCGACCAACACGCCGACCTGCCAGCCGGGCCAGGGGCAGCCGGGTCAGGGGCAGCCGGGGCAGAGGCCGCAGAACGGCTGCAAGTCGGAGACGCCGAAGCCGACGGAGACGCCGACCATCACGCCGCCGTCGGGCGACGTGCCGTGCAACCAGTACAACATGCCGCTCGGCTGCAACCCTGACATTCCACCCACCGGCGACAAGACCTGGTGGTGTGCGAAACCCGAGCACAAGAACGACCCGGCCTGCCGGAAGGACGGCGACCCGACCGCGAACAACTAG
- a CDS encoding glycosyltransferase family 87 protein: protein MSSSTERLTMSADSDRADAPGRLKRLAPVLAGLTALTCLLGWLQKQPCASVRFDFLKTTANACYTDVYPLYYVRGLSDGKLPYFDTFTGSDIRYVEYPVLSGGFMQLVAWLVKPFGVDGRGLAFYNVTVLLLAVLAVVAVLATAYVAGRRSLRTGLMVALSPALLLTAYINWDLLAVALSALALAAWSARRPALAGALLGLAIAAKFYPLLFLGPLVLLCVRAGQWRPMGRMLAGTAAGWLVVNLPVMLFAWDGWKEFYTFSQKRGIDWGSIFFVLQDHGLDKPASDTELLNLIGTGTFLVLAAGIAVLALAAPRRPRLPQLMFLVLVAFMLPNKVWSPQYVLWLLPLAVLARPKLPAFVAWQLGEIAYFLGIWWFLLSVSAQTQGADLSGTLSAVLSLDAPDGGISKDVYTLALLARFVTVLVLAALVVRDVLVPSGDIVRSDGDDDPAGGVLDGAPDVVALARRRGDHHAGVPLPT from the coding sequence ATGTCGTCGTCCACGGAGAGGCTCACGATGTCCGCCGACAGCGACCGGGCGGACGCCCCCGGACGGCTGAAGCGGCTCGCGCCGGTGCTGGCCGGGCTCACCGCCCTGACGTGCCTTCTCGGCTGGCTGCAGAAGCAGCCCTGCGCGTCGGTGCGGTTCGACTTCCTCAAGACGACGGCGAACGCCTGCTACACCGACGTCTACCCCCTCTACTACGTGCGCGGGCTCAGCGACGGCAAGCTCCCGTACTTCGACACGTTCACCGGTTCCGACATCCGCTACGTCGAGTACCCGGTGCTGAGCGGCGGCTTCATGCAACTGGTCGCGTGGCTGGTGAAGCCGTTCGGGGTGGACGGGCGCGGCCTCGCGTTCTACAACGTCACCGTCCTGCTCCTCGCCGTCCTCGCGGTCGTCGCCGTCCTCGCCACCGCCTACGTCGCCGGGCGCCGCTCGCTGCGCACCGGCCTGATGGTGGCGCTGTCCCCCGCGCTGCTCCTCACCGCCTACATCAACTGGGACCTGCTGGCGGTGGCGCTGTCGGCGCTGGCGCTGGCGGCCTGGTCGGCGCGCCGCCCGGCCCTGGCGGGCGCCCTCCTCGGCCTCGCGATCGCGGCGAAGTTCTATCCGCTGCTGTTCCTCGGACCGCTCGTCCTGCTGTGCGTCCGGGCGGGGCAGTGGCGGCCGATGGGCCGGATGCTCGCCGGGACCGCCGCCGGGTGGCTGGTGGTGAACCTGCCCGTGATGCTCTTCGCGTGGGACGGGTGGAAGGAGTTCTACACCTTCAGCCAGAAGCGCGGCATCGACTGGGGCTCGATCTTCTTCGTGCTGCAGGACCACGGGCTGGACAAGCCCGCGTCCGACACCGAGCTTCTCAACCTGATCGGCACGGGAACGTTCCTCGTCCTCGCCGCCGGGATCGCCGTCCTCGCTCTGGCGGCCCCGCGCCGCCCGCGCCTGCCGCAGCTGATGTTCCTCGTGCTGGTGGCGTTCATGCTGCCGAACAAGGTCTGGTCGCCGCAGTACGTCCTGTGGCTGCTGCCGCTGGCGGTGCTGGCGCGGCCGAAGCTGCCGGCGTTCGTGGCCTGGCAGCTCGGCGAGATCGCCTACTTCCTCGGCATCTGGTGGTTCCTGCTGTCGGTGTCCGCCCAGACGCAGGGCGCCGACCTGTCCGGGACGCTGTCGGCGGTGCTGAGCCTGGACGCCCCGGACGGCGGGATCAGCAAGGACGTCTACACCCTGGCGCTGCTCGCCCGGTTCGTGACCGTTCTCGTCCTGGCGGCGCTGGTGGTGCGGGACGTCCTGGTTCCGTCCGGCGACATCGTCCGGTCGGACGGGGACGACGACCCGGCGGGCGGCGTCCTCGACGGCGCACCCGACGTGGTGGCGCTGGCACGCCGGCGCGGCGACCACCACGCCGGCGTGCCCCTGCCTACCTGA
- a CDS encoding MerR family transcriptional regulator, giving the protein MDGDTTYTIGELARRTGLPVRTIRFYSDAGVVPPTRRTEAGYRLYDADAAARLDLVRTLRDLGVDLATVRRLLDREVDAGQVAAAHADALDVQIRTLRLRRAVLRAVAKRGSTPEEIELMHRLARLSDEERRRIITDFIDESFAGLDLHPGFAEKMRAALPDLPDDPEPEQVDAWVELAELVGDPGFRASVRRMAEFQAAEVAQGTVPDDFAALAELTREKAEQAVADGIEPASDAARPVVDELVRAYADAWDATDDAAFRRDLLRRLEIGTDPRTERYWQLLALINGWPVPPTLTPLFQWFIDALRARA; this is encoded by the coding sequence ATGGACGGCGACACCACGTACACGATCGGCGAGCTGGCGCGCCGCACCGGGCTGCCGGTGCGAACGATCCGGTTCTACTCCGACGCAGGTGTCGTCCCGCCCACCCGCCGTACCGAGGCCGGTTACCGGCTGTACGACGCGGACGCCGCCGCGCGCCTCGACCTGGTGCGGACGCTGCGGGACCTCGGCGTCGACCTCGCCACCGTCCGGCGCCTGCTGGACCGGGAGGTCGACGCCGGGCAGGTCGCGGCGGCGCACGCGGACGCTCTGGACGTGCAGATACGCACGCTCAGGCTGCGCCGGGCCGTACTGCGGGCGGTCGCCAAACGCGGATCCACCCCAGAGGAGATCGAACTCATGCACAGGCTCGCCCGGCTGTCCGACGAAGAGCGGCGCCGGATCATCACCGACTTCATCGACGAGTCCTTCGCCGGACTCGACCTGCACCCCGGCTTCGCGGAGAAGATGCGCGCCGCGCTGCCCGACCTGCCCGACGACCCCGAACCCGAGCAGGTCGACGCCTGGGTCGAGCTGGCCGAACTGGTCGGCGACCCCGGCTTCCGGGCCTCGGTACGCCGCATGGCCGAGTTCCAGGCGGCCGAGGTCGCGCAGGGAACCGTCCCCGACGACTTCGCCGCCCTCGCCGAGCTGACCCGGGAGAAGGCGGAGCAGGCCGTCGCGGACGGGATCGAGCCCGCATCGGACGCGGCCCGTCCCGTCGTCGACGAACTGGTCCGCGCCTACGCCGACGCGTGGGACGCCACCGACGACGCCGCTTTCCGGCGCGACCTCCTGCGCCGGCTGGAGATCGGCACCGACCCGCGCACCGAGCGGTACTGGCAGTTGCTCGCCCTCATCAACGGCTGGCCCGTCCCGCCGACGCTGACGCCGCTCTTCCAGTGGTTCATCGACGCACTGCGCGCCCGCGCCTGA